One genomic region from Amycolatopsis sp. FBCC-B4732 encodes:
- a CDS encoding ABC transporter ATP-binding protein: MSTTPVIDVDRLTLTYGGFPAVKDLSFQVDRGELYALLGTNGAGKTSTLETVEGHRAPTSGAVRVFGKDPRDRAAVRPRMGIMLQESGFSADLTVRETVSLVGRLTERHDDAGRVLGVVGLTRKASTKVGQLSGGEKRRLDFATAVYGTPELVFLDEPTTGLDIQSRDALWDAVDRLREDGSTVVLTTHYLEEAQQRADRIGLMHQGAFHREGTVAELTRTLPSTIHFGLPAHAPSPPLLATRGADGKFLVETFGLQKDLHTLLAWAQDQAVELLDLQAGPTRLDDVFRAIENSGKDE, from the coding sequence ATGTCCACGACACCCGTCATCGACGTCGATCGCCTCACCCTCACCTACGGCGGTTTCCCCGCCGTGAAGGACCTTTCGTTCCAAGTGGACCGCGGGGAGCTGTACGCCCTGCTCGGCACCAACGGCGCCGGGAAGACCTCGACCCTGGAGACGGTCGAAGGCCACCGCGCGCCGACTTCCGGTGCCGTGCGGGTGTTCGGTAAGGACCCCCGCGACCGCGCCGCCGTCCGCCCGCGGATGGGGATCATGTTGCAGGAGAGCGGGTTCTCCGCCGACCTGACCGTGCGCGAGACCGTCTCGCTGGTCGGGCGGCTCACCGAACGCCACGACGACGCCGGGCGCGTGCTCGGCGTGGTCGGCCTCACCCGCAAGGCGAGCACCAAGGTCGGGCAGCTCTCGGGCGGTGAGAAGCGGCGGCTCGACTTCGCCACCGCCGTCTACGGCACGCCGGAGCTGGTGTTCCTCGACGAGCCCACCACCGGCCTCGACATCCAGTCGCGCGACGCGCTCTGGGACGCCGTCGACCGGCTGCGCGAGGACGGCTCCACCGTCGTGCTCACCACGCACTACCTCGAGGAAGCCCAGCAGCGCGCCGACCGCATCGGGCTCATGCACCAGGGCGCGTTCCACCGCGAGGGCACGGTCGCCGAGCTGACCAGGACGCTGCCCTCGACCATCCACTTCGGACTCCCGGCGCACGCGCCGTCACCGCCGCTGCTCGCCACGCGCGGCGCCGACGGCAAGTTCCTCGTCGAGACGTTCGGCCTGCAGAAGGACCTCCACACGCTGCTCGCGTGGGCGCAGGACCAGGCCGTGGAGCTGCTCGACCTGCAGGCCGGGCCGACGCGCCTGGACGACGTCTTCCGCGCCATCGAAAACTCCGGAAAGGACGAATGA
- a CDS encoding TetR/AcrR family transcriptional regulator — MHPKNTPIDPEWRERLVHAAVRLAQRGGIASVTADAVTAEAGLPDGAAAEHFPSVPALLFEVGSRVLRLRTDTLREWLDGTSPENVVPRLAELIHHQLTEQRATSVVAYELYALGTRHEEFRQASRLSNARLRERLAEVLPPAEAARLAATADGFQLQCLFEVETPTVEQIEWVLTG, encoded by the coding sequence GTGCACCCGAAGAACACGCCGATCGACCCCGAGTGGCGGGAGCGGCTCGTGCACGCCGCCGTCCGGCTGGCGCAGCGCGGCGGCATCGCGAGCGTCACGGCCGATGCGGTGACGGCCGAAGCGGGTCTCCCGGACGGCGCCGCGGCCGAACACTTCCCGTCGGTGCCCGCCCTGTTGTTCGAGGTCGGCTCCCGCGTCCTGCGGCTGCGGACGGACACGCTGCGCGAGTGGCTGGACGGCACCAGCCCGGAGAACGTGGTGCCCCGGCTGGCGGAGCTGATCCACCACCAGCTGACCGAGCAGCGGGCGACGAGCGTGGTCGCCTACGAGCTGTACGCGCTGGGGACCAGGCACGAGGAGTTCCGCCAGGCCAGCCGCCTGTCGAACGCCCGCCTGCGCGAGCGGCTGGCGGAGGTCCTGCCCCCGGCCGAGGCGGCTCGCCTGGCCGCGACCGCCGACGGCTTCCAGCTCCAGTGCCTGTTCGAGGTGGAGACGCCGACCGTCGAGCAGATCGAGTGGGTCCTGACCGGCTGA
- a CDS encoding ubiquinol-cytochrome c reductase iron-sulfur subunit has protein sequence MSTRGVRRFVKDLLRRRRPHPFAAGPGDEAELRTAVLLRAARPGGAAASEEFVADLHRRLAREFEEPAPAGNRRRFIQVSSAAAVAAAAGAGVEYLVTAGAGPAAEDTLRPENGEWRIVVAGHDLPEGGVRPFDFGAVAGFVHRSGGEVRAVSATCTHLGCRLNLDAPARRLNCPCHRTSFAVDGAVLMHQLPVTPPPLPHLVVRESGGVVEVLVPTEGT, from the coding sequence GTGAGCACTCGAGGCGTCCGCCGGTTCGTCAAGGACCTCCTGCGGCGGCGACGGCCGCACCCGTTCGCGGCCGGGCCGGGCGACGAAGCCGAGCTGCGGACCGCGGTGCTGCTGCGCGCCGCCCGGCCCGGGGGTGCCGCGGCGAGCGAGGAGTTCGTCGCGGACCTGCACCGGCGGCTCGCCAGGGAGTTCGAGGAGCCGGCGCCGGCCGGCAACCGGCGCCGGTTCATCCAGGTGTCCTCGGCCGCCGCGGTGGCGGCCGCGGCGGGTGCCGGCGTCGAGTACCTGGTGACGGCCGGTGCCGGACCGGCGGCGGAGGACACGTTGCGGCCGGAGAACGGCGAGTGGCGGATCGTCGTCGCGGGGCACGACCTGCCCGAGGGCGGGGTGCGGCCGTTCGACTTCGGCGCGGTGGCGGGGTTCGTGCACCGCTCCGGCGGCGAAGTGCGGGCGGTGTCGGCGACCTGCACGCACCTCGGCTGCCGGCTGAACCTGGACGCACCGGCGCGGCGGCTGAACTGCCCGTGCCACCGGACTTCGTTCGCCGTCGACGGGGCGGTCCTGATGCACCAGCTGCCGGTGACGCCGCCGCCGTTGCCGCACCTGGTCGTGCGGGAGAGCGGCGGTGTGGTCGAGGTGCTCGTGCCGACCGAGGGGACGTGA
- a CDS encoding sensor histidine kinase, whose product MEVPMIARRSSWTGGGVQERLRRLNLITTVPPLVIVGLLLLFLTARSWWHVVIQVVGLVAALATAERWTAGDYLRVARPSLVVTAVVWLAGALTDDTAAFFGLSVVGSYLIPPLPRHRLAALGGLAALIAALGATNALVHDDRIGWRLFQFAAVPAFAMLFSTAFMFASQRFFDLIAELEQSREREAELAVTRERVRFAGDLHDIQGHTLHVVKLKVALAEKLLDREPDRAREELREVHSLVGDTIVQTKELAYAQRRLNLSAELENAKNLFEAAGIHVRVERESEVDDAASELLGQVLRETTTNILRHAEARQVRITLTRRGIAIVNDGAPDTGPLELSGLAVLRHRLAGHGAELEVSHSDGRFRTAAAFPAPKEARR is encoded by the coding sequence GTGGAGGTACCGATGATCGCGCGCCGGAGCTCCTGGACGGGTGGGGGCGTCCAGGAGCGCCTGCGCCGGCTGAACCTGATCACGACCGTCCCGCCGCTGGTGATCGTCGGCCTGCTGCTGCTGTTCCTGACCGCCCGGTCCTGGTGGCACGTCGTGATCCAGGTCGTCGGGCTGGTCGCGGCGCTGGCGACGGCCGAGCGCTGGACCGCGGGGGACTACCTGCGCGTCGCGCGCCCGAGCCTGGTCGTCACCGCGGTGGTCTGGCTGGCCGGGGCGCTGACCGACGACACCGCCGCGTTCTTCGGCCTGTCCGTCGTGGGTTCGTACCTCATCCCGCCGCTGCCGCGACACCGGCTCGCCGCGCTGGGCGGGCTGGCCGCCCTGATCGCGGCCCTGGGCGCGACGAACGCACTCGTGCACGACGACCGGATCGGCTGGCGGCTGTTCCAGTTCGCCGCCGTCCCGGCGTTCGCCATGCTGTTCTCGACCGCGTTCATGTTCGCCAGCCAGCGCTTCTTCGACCTGATCGCCGAGCTGGAACAGTCCCGCGAGCGGGAAGCGGAGCTGGCCGTCACCCGGGAACGCGTGCGCTTCGCCGGCGACCTGCACGACATCCAGGGCCACACCCTGCACGTCGTCAAGCTGAAGGTGGCGCTGGCCGAGAAGCTGCTGGACCGCGAACCCGACCGGGCGCGCGAGGAGCTGCGGGAAGTGCACAGCCTGGTCGGCGACACCATCGTCCAGACCAAGGAACTCGCCTACGCCCAGCGGCGGCTCAACCTGTCCGCCGAGCTGGAGAACGCCAAGAACCTCTTCGAGGCGGCGGGGATCCACGTCCGGGTCGAGCGGGAGTCCGAAGTGGACGACGCCGCGAGCGAGCTGCTCGGCCAGGTCCTGCGCGAGACGACGACCAACATCCTGCGCCACGCCGAGGCCCGCCAGGTGCGGATCACGCTGACCCGCCGCGGGATCGCGATCGTCAACGACGGCGCCCCGGACACCGGCCCGCTCGAGCTGAGCGGGCTCGCGGTCCTCCGGCACCGCCTGGCCGGGCACGGCGCCGAGCTGGAAGTCTCGCACTCCGACGGCCGGTTCCGCACCGCGGCGGCCTTCCCCGCGCCGAAGGAGGCCCGACGATGA
- a CDS encoding vanadium-dependent haloperoxidase, whose translation MTTSMSRRNLLVASGAAAAALALPAPATASPARGGADVVLAWNRELLTIVRTPGLQPATVHATRGFALLHAAIHDAVVATTGTGRPYLFTVDAPPHAAPEAAAAQAAHDVLAALYPARSAELANLLSGQLARLTPAGRDAGARAGHLVARLLLGLRANDGSAAVPPVLPPGTAPGEYRPTPPAFAPAAFTHWAAVTPFVLDRANRFRPGAYPALSGAVYAKALREVAAAGRDTSTTRTDGETEQARFWAAPIWNYWNEIAQSVAGGSRTGLVVAARVFARLNLAFADAVIAFYEAKYHHRIWRPITAVRLAGDDGNPATRGIADWSSLATTPADPAYPGAHSVISQAGALILSQEYGPRRALAVTSEALPGVVRHFTTFQDVADEAGLSRLVAGVHTRLDHDAGRRLGQDVAAFVLRS comes from the coding sequence ATGACCACATCGATGTCGCGCCGGAACCTGCTCGTGGCGAGCGGAGCGGCGGCGGCCGCACTCGCCCTGCCCGCACCGGCCACGGCGTCACCCGCACGGGGTGGCGCCGACGTCGTCCTGGCCTGGAACCGGGAGCTGCTGACCATCGTCCGCACGCCCGGCCTGCAGCCCGCGACGGTGCACGCGACCCGCGGCTTCGCCCTGCTGCACGCGGCGATCCACGACGCGGTCGTCGCGACCACCGGCACCGGGCGGCCGTACCTGTTCACCGTCGACGCCCCGCCCCACGCGGCCCCGGAAGCGGCGGCGGCCCAGGCCGCCCACGACGTCCTGGCCGCCCTCTACCCGGCGCGGTCCGCGGAGCTCGCGAACCTGCTGTCCGGCCAGCTGGCCCGGCTGACCCCGGCCGGGCGCGACGCGGGTGCCCGCGCCGGCCACCTGGTCGCGCGCCTGCTCCTCGGCCTGCGCGCGAACGACGGCTCGGCCGCGGTCCCGCCGGTCCTGCCGCCGGGCACCGCACCGGGGGAGTACCGCCCGACGCCGCCGGCGTTCGCCCCCGCCGCGTTCACGCACTGGGCCGCCGTGACGCCGTTCGTGCTCGACCGCGCCAACCGGTTCCGCCCGGGCGCTTACCCCGCGCTTTCCGGTGCGGTGTATGCGAAAGCCCTGCGGGAGGTCGCCGCGGCGGGCCGTGACACCAGCACCACCCGGACCGACGGCGAGACGGAGCAAGCCCGCTTCTGGGCGGCCCCGATCTGGAACTACTGGAACGAGATCGCCCAGTCGGTGGCCGGCGGCTCCCGCACCGGTCTCGTCGTCGCGGCCCGGGTGTTCGCCCGCCTGAACCTGGCCTTCGCCGACGCGGTGATCGCGTTCTACGAAGCCAAGTACCACCACCGGATCTGGCGCCCGATCACCGCCGTCCGCCTGGCCGGCGACGACGGGAACCCGGCCACGCGGGGCATCGCGGACTGGTCGAGCCTCGCGACGACCCCGGCCGACCCGGCGTACCCGGGCGCCCACAGCGTGATTTCCCAGGCGGGCGCCCTGATCCTGAGCCAGGAGTACGGCCCGCGCCGTGCGCTCGCGGTGACGTCGGAGGCCCTGCCGGGCGTGGTCCGCCACTTCACGACGTTCCAGGACGTGGCCGACGAAGCGGGCTTGAGCCGGCTCGTCGCGGGCGTCCACACCCGCTTGGACCACGACGCGGGCCGCCGGCTCGGCCAGGACGTCGCGGCGTTCGTCCTCCGCTCGTGA
- a CDS encoding GAF and ANTAR domain-containing protein, translating to MRAFVDMADTLVDDYDVADLLHRLAGYCVTLLGASAAGLLLSDQRGSLHVVAASDERTRLLELLQLQAGQGPCLDTYRTGVPVHADDLTRERDRWPVFVPEALAEGYHSVQAIPLRLRRQVIGALNLFGRDAALVGQENLGVARALADTATVGILQERAIRRGEVLTEQLQTALNNRVIIEQAKGVLFHAGGIPMDQAFELLRTYCRSHNLRLSTIAEELARGSLDPRTILVREH from the coding sequence GTGCGCGCCTTCGTCGACATGGCGGACACGCTGGTCGACGACTACGACGTGGCCGACCTGCTGCACCGTCTCGCCGGTTACTGCGTGACCCTGCTCGGCGCGAGCGCGGCCGGCCTGCTGCTGTCCGACCAGCGGGGCAGCCTGCACGTCGTGGCCGCGTCCGACGAGCGCACCCGGCTGCTGGAGCTGCTGCAGCTCCAAGCCGGCCAAGGGCCCTGCCTGGACACCTACCGCACCGGCGTTCCCGTGCACGCCGACGACCTCACCAGGGAGCGGGACCGCTGGCCCGTGTTCGTCCCGGAAGCCCTCGCCGAGGGTTACCACTCGGTCCAGGCCATCCCCCTGCGCCTGCGGCGCCAGGTCATCGGCGCGCTCAACCTCTTCGGCCGTGACGCCGCCCTGGTGGGGCAGGAGAACCTCGGCGTCGCCCGCGCACTGGCCGACACGGCCACGGTCGGCATCCTCCAGGAACGAGCCATCCGCCGCGGCGAAGTCCTCACCGAGCAGCTGCAGACGGCGCTCAACAACCGGGTGATCATCGAGCAGGCCAAGGGCGTGCTCTTCCACGCCGGCGGCATCCCGATGGACCAGGCCTTCGAGCTCCTGCGCACCTACTGCCGCAGCCACAACCTCCGGCTGAGCACGATCGCGGAGGAACTGGCCCGCGGCTCCCTCGACCCCCGCACGATCCTCGTCCGGGAGCACTGA
- a CDS encoding alpha/beta hydrolase — MRKTLLAAAIAVVGATIVVPAASAAPNTLSWGPCPAGAFPTPDLQCTTMKVPLDYGDPGGKAIDVAVSRLPSKNPAKRRGVLLTNPGGPGGGGLDYPQLLKYVKLPQDVLDAYDIVGFDPRGVAHSTPVTCDLTPEQIAVGNLPYAKGPADVVKQAQLAKAEAKQCADAKTGSMLPHVTTANTARDMDRIRAALGESTVSYLGASYGTYLGAVYTSLFPERSDRFVLDSSLGPGGYDIEAMRGFARGMEDRFPDFAKFAAAHPEYGLGRTTAQVTAKFYELATRLDRNPVEGITGSVFRGLTFEGLYSTDLAPLAADWQGLEQGRAPKPPAEPVTGVENLLASRFAVICGDSAWPRSIASYQLDVAIDRVRYPMLGAAGANIAACAYWAPPAEPRVRITGRGPANVLMVQNERDPGTPLSGARKLRAAFGDRARLITIDQGGHGAYLFGPNTCGNTLVTGFLVNGQRPGDTHCAAES, encoded by the coding sequence ATGCGCAAAACCTTGCTGGCGGCCGCGATCGCGGTGGTGGGCGCGACGATCGTCGTCCCCGCCGCGTCCGCCGCGCCGAACACCTTGAGCTGGGGACCGTGCCCGGCCGGGGCCTTCCCGACGCCCGACCTGCAGTGCACGACGATGAAGGTCCCGCTGGACTACGGGGACCCGGGCGGAAAGGCGATCGACGTCGCCGTGTCGCGCCTGCCGAGCAAGAACCCGGCGAAGCGGCGGGGTGTGCTGCTGACCAACCCGGGCGGGCCCGGCGGCGGGGGCCTGGACTACCCGCAGCTGCTGAAGTACGTGAAGCTGCCGCAGGACGTGCTCGACGCCTACGACATCGTCGGCTTCGACCCGCGCGGGGTCGCGCACAGCACGCCGGTGACGTGCGACCTGACGCCGGAACAGATCGCCGTCGGCAACCTGCCGTACGCGAAGGGCCCGGCCGACGTCGTCAAGCAGGCTCAGCTGGCGAAGGCCGAGGCGAAGCAGTGCGCGGACGCGAAGACCGGGTCGATGCTGCCCCACGTCACCACGGCGAACACCGCGCGGGACATGGACCGCATCCGCGCGGCGCTGGGTGAGTCCACGGTGTCCTACCTCGGCGCGTCGTACGGCACATACCTGGGCGCGGTGTACACGTCGCTGTTCCCCGAGCGCAGCGACCGGTTCGTGCTGGACAGCAGCCTCGGGCCGGGCGGCTACGACATCGAGGCGATGCGCGGCTTCGCGCGGGGCATGGAGGACCGGTTCCCGGACTTCGCGAAGTTCGCCGCGGCGCACCCGGAGTACGGGCTCGGCCGCACGACCGCGCAGGTGACGGCCAAGTTCTACGAGCTCGCGACGCGGCTGGACCGCAACCCGGTCGAGGGCATCACCGGCTCGGTCTTCCGCGGCCTGACGTTCGAGGGCCTGTACTCGACGGACCTGGCGCCCTTGGCCGCGGACTGGCAGGGGCTCGAGCAGGGCCGGGCCCCGAAGCCGCCGGCGGAACCGGTGACGGGCGTGGAAAACCTGCTGGCGTCCCGCTTCGCGGTGATCTGCGGCGACTCGGCGTGGCCGCGGTCGATCGCGAGCTACCAGCTGGACGTGGCGATCGACCGCGTCCGGTACCCGATGCTCGGCGCGGCGGGCGCGAACATCGCGGCGTGCGCGTACTGGGCCCCGCCGGCCGAGCCGCGGGTGCGGATCACCGGCCGCGGCCCGGCGAACGTGCTGATGGTGCAGAACGAGCGTGACCCCGGGACGCCGTTGTCCGGGGCCCGCAAGCTGCGCGCGGCGTTCGGCGACCGCGCCCGCCTGATCACGATCGACCAAGGCGGGCACGGCGCTTACCTGTTCGGGCCCAACACGTGCGGGAACACCCTGGTGACGGGGTTCCTGGTGAACGGGCAGCGACCGGGCGACACGCACTGCGCCGCGGAAAGCTGA
- a CDS encoding RNA polymerase sigma factor — protein sequence MPVAQRFRRKRAEQDEAGAAPRPRLHAVGADVYPGWEAVYRDNVDRVFRLMFSKVGNRPDAEDLTTEVFLTALRPLRVSASVGEVRAYLLATARTVLAGHWRRTLGREITTLDEEHDVAMFEAGTVDPRILVRAEAILAQLPERYGRILRLRFLQACSLKEAAEQLGTTVGNAKVLQHRALRQAAQLAEGMDT from the coding sequence GTGCCGGTGGCACAGCGGTTCCGGCGCAAGCGCGCCGAACAGGACGAAGCGGGCGCGGCGCCGCGCCCGCGGCTGCACGCGGTCGGCGCGGACGTCTACCCGGGCTGGGAGGCGGTCTACCGCGACAACGTCGACCGGGTGTTCCGGCTGATGTTCTCGAAGGTCGGCAACCGGCCGGACGCCGAAGACCTCACCACCGAGGTCTTCCTGACGGCGTTGCGGCCGTTGCGGGTCTCGGCGAGCGTGGGCGAGGTCCGGGCGTACCTGCTGGCCACCGCGCGCACGGTGCTGGCCGGGCACTGGCGGCGCACGCTCGGCCGGGAGATCACCACCCTGGACGAGGAGCACGACGTCGCCATGTTTGAAGCAGGCACCGTGGACCCGCGCATCCTGGTCCGCGCCGAAGCGATCCTCGCGCAGCTGCCCGAGCGCTACGGGCGGATCCTGCGGCTGCGGTTCCTGCAGGCCTGCTCGCTGAAGGAGGCGGCGGAGCAGCTGGGCACCACCGTCGGCAACGCGAAGGTGCTGCAGCACCGGGCGCTGCGCCAGGCGGCTCAGCTGGCGGAAGGGATGGACACGTGA
- a CDS encoding ABC transporter permease has protein sequence MLTIARGELIQLFRNRLVLVTALVLPAALSAFFIARHDVFAEVGSLGYIATLTLFFVLGIGLYTTTVTTLAARRQNLFLKRLRSTAAGDAGILGGLLLPVTVIAVVQIAVLLAVLAVVTGKPANPLLLAAAVVATVVMMLALGLATAGLTNSPEHAQVTTLPISLGVIAVAGWVGLTGTGELTLLKRLLPGGSAAELVLDAWNGGRPVADSLVLFAPTLAWVVVAVVLATRLFRWEPRR, from the coding sequence ATGTTGACGATCGCCCGCGGCGAGCTGATCCAGCTCTTCCGGAACCGGCTCGTCCTGGTCACCGCCCTGGTGCTGCCGGCCGCGCTCAGCGCGTTCTTCATCGCCCGGCACGACGTGTTCGCCGAGGTGGGGAGCCTCGGCTACATCGCCACGCTGACGTTGTTCTTCGTGCTGGGCATCGGCCTCTACACCACGACGGTGACGACGCTGGCCGCCCGCCGCCAGAACCTGTTCCTCAAGCGCCTGCGCTCCACCGCGGCGGGCGACGCCGGGATCCTCGGCGGGCTGCTGCTGCCGGTCACCGTGATCGCGGTGGTGCAGATCGCCGTGCTGCTCGCGGTGCTGGCCGTGGTCACCGGGAAGCCGGCGAACCCGCTGCTGCTGGCCGCGGCCGTCGTGGCCACCGTGGTCATGATGCTCGCGCTCGGCCTGGCCACGGCCGGGCTGACGAACTCGCCCGAACACGCGCAGGTGACGACGCTGCCGATCAGCCTCGGCGTGATCGCGGTGGCCGGCTGGGTCGGCCTCACCGGCACCGGCGAGCTGACGCTGCTCAAGCGCCTGCTGCCCGGTGGTTCGGCGGCCGAGCTGGTGCTCGACGCCTGGAACGGCGGCCGCCCGGTCGCCGATTCGCTGGTCCTGTTCGCCCCGACCCTGGCCTGGGTCGTCGTCGCGGTCGTGCTGGCGACGCGGCTGTTCCGCTGGGAACCGCGCCGCTGA
- a CDS encoding LLM class flavin-dependent oxidoreductase — protein sequence MTPQHALWLPLFDDLADPALVARLAAEAEEAGWDGFFVWDHLRWRAPVAAVGDPWITLAAVACATSRLRFGPMVSALSRRRPVKLARETASLDRLGGGRLTLGAGLGSDRFGEEFSRTGEECDDRVRARMLDEALEVLAAAWSGEVVHHRGEHYTVDGVRFLPTPVGRIPVWAAGFPGKLRPMRRAARLDGYFPVNLGSAGRFAEAVGQVEALRTGGGLFDYVAEIQPGEDSAPYARAGATWLLTGFAPESLSVDHIRGVLRDGPR from the coding sequence ATGACCCCACAGCACGCGCTCTGGCTGCCGCTCTTCGACGACCTCGCCGATCCCGCGCTCGTCGCCCGGCTCGCCGCCGAGGCGGAAGAGGCCGGGTGGGACGGGTTCTTCGTCTGGGACCACCTCCGGTGGCGTGCACCCGTTGCCGCCGTGGGCGATCCGTGGATCACCTTGGCCGCGGTCGCGTGTGCCACCTCGCGGCTGCGGTTCGGGCCGATGGTCAGCGCCCTCAGCCGGCGGCGGCCCGTCAAGCTCGCGCGGGAGACCGCGAGTCTCGATCGGCTCGGGGGTGGGCGGCTCACGCTCGGCGCCGGGCTCGGGAGCGATCGGTTCGGGGAGGAGTTCTCGCGCACCGGTGAGGAGTGCGACGACCGGGTGCGCGCCCGCATGCTCGACGAAGCGCTCGAAGTCCTCGCCGCCGCCTGGTCCGGGGAGGTCGTGCACCACCGCGGTGAGCACTACACCGTGGACGGCGTCCGGTTCCTGCCGACGCCCGTCGGGCGGATTCCCGTCTGGGCGGCGGGTTTTCCCGGCAAGCTCCGGCCGATGCGCCGGGCCGCGCGGCTCGACGGGTACTTCCCGGTGAACCTCGGCTCGGCCGGCCGCTTCGCCGAAGCCGTCGGCCAGGTCGAGGCCCTGCGCACCGGCGGCGGGCTGTTCGACTACGTCGCCGAAATCCAGCCCGGCGAGGACAGCGCGCCCTACGCGCGGGCGGGCGCGACCTGGCTGCTGACCGGCTTCGCACCCGAATCCCTTTCCGTGGACCACATCCGCGGGGTGCTGCGCGACGGGCCCCGCTGA
- a CDS encoding response regulator transcription factor has translation MTTVVLADDEALLRKALAALLPLEGGITVLAEAEDGESAVTATLEHRPDVLVIDLEMPGVDGLGAVERIRRAHPGQVILMLTRHARPGVLRKALKLGVQGFVSKAAEPAHITSVIKTLHAGKRWIDPDVSALAVVDDCPLTDRELDVLRATRDGYSVADIAARLHLAEGTVRNYLSNAMQKTQTRTRHEAARYAREHDWL, from the coding sequence ATGACGACGGTGGTGCTCGCCGACGACGAAGCCCTGCTCCGCAAGGCACTGGCCGCGCTGCTGCCCCTGGAAGGCGGGATCACGGTGCTGGCCGAGGCCGAAGACGGTGAATCGGCGGTCACCGCCACCCTGGAGCATCGGCCGGACGTGCTGGTCATCGACCTCGAAATGCCCGGCGTCGACGGCCTCGGCGCGGTCGAGCGGATCCGCCGCGCCCATCCCGGCCAGGTGATCCTGATGCTGACCCGGCACGCCCGCCCCGGCGTGCTCCGCAAGGCGCTGAAGCTCGGCGTCCAGGGCTTCGTCAGCAAGGCGGCGGAACCGGCGCACATCACGTCGGTGATCAAGACCCTGCACGCGGGCAAGCGCTGGATCGACCCGGACGTCTCGGCCCTCGCCGTCGTCGACGACTGCCCGTTGACCGACCGCGAGCTCGACGTCCTGCGCGCGACCCGCGACGGCTACTCGGTGGCCGACATCGCGGCCCGGCTGCACCTCGCCGAGGGCACGGTCCGCAACTACCTGTCGAACGCGATGCAGAAGACCCAGACCCGCACCCGTCACGAAGCGGCCCGCTACGCGCGTGAGCACGACTGGCTCTAG
- a CDS encoding transposase: protein MFPHLMRHLRIRRAGRGRARTRSDRVRGDKAYSSRAIRGHLRGRGITAASLNPPIRPGIANAAVPAADVHPPSTWRTTAVERHFTLLEQWRGPATRYDKLAIVHRSAVVLHAVVTWTKAWSDAT, encoded by the coding sequence ATGTTCCCGCACCTGATGCGGCACCTGCGCATCCGCCGAGCTGGACGCGGTCGCGCCCGGACCCGGTCCGACCGCGTCCGCGGCGACAAGGCCTACTCCTCGCGCGCGATCCGCGGGCATCTGCGCGGCCGCGGTATCACCGCCGCATCCCTGAACCCGCCGATCAGGCCGGGCATCGCCAACGCCGCGGTTCCCGCGGCGGACGTCCACCCGCCTTCGACATGGAGGACTACCGCGGTCGAACGTCACTTCACCCTGCTCGAACAATGGCGCGGCCCGGCCACTCGCTACGACAAGCTCGCCATCGTCCACCGATCAGCCGTCGTTCTCCACGCCGTGGTCACCTGGACCAAAGCATGGTCAGACGCGACCTAG
- a CDS encoding GAF and ANTAR domain-containing protein: MTGPEDVADSVPRLLSAVLASLRDGKDSVNPLMRVCQACVSLLPVDGASISIMLGTQHRQSLYASDPVVEHLEDVQFSLGEGPCFAAFDTGRPVLVPNLAERVDHTWPMFAAEVPPEQVGAIFAFPLRRGPARFGAMDMYRRTPGWLSPADLATALQIVDIATSALLAVSATGPEGEISEEWLTELVRDRTVVHQATGIVVAEFAISAEQALARLRGYAFANGRRIQGLAEDLVAGRLHPRVIDE; encoded by the coding sequence GTGACCGGACCCGAGGACGTCGCGGATTCGGTACCCCGCCTGCTGTCCGCGGTCCTCGCCTCCCTGCGCGACGGCAAGGACTCCGTGAACCCGCTCATGCGCGTCTGCCAGGCGTGCGTTTCCCTGCTGCCCGTGGACGGCGCGTCGATCTCGATCATGCTGGGCACGCAGCACCGGCAGAGCCTCTACGCCAGCGATCCCGTGGTCGAGCACCTGGAGGACGTCCAGTTCAGCCTCGGCGAAGGCCCCTGTTTCGCGGCGTTCGACACCGGCCGTCCGGTGCTGGTGCCGAACCTGGCCGAGCGGGTGGACCACACCTGGCCGATGTTCGCGGCCGAGGTCCCGCCGGAGCAGGTCGGCGCGATCTTCGCGTTCCCGCTCCGCCGCGGGCCGGCCAGGTTCGGCGCGATGGACATGTACCGGCGCACGCCGGGCTGGCTCTCACCGGCCGATCTGGCCACCGCGCTGCAGATCGTCGACATCGCCACCAGCGCGCTGCTGGCGGTGTCGGCCACCGGGCCGGAGGGCGAAATCAGCGAAGAATGGCTCACCGAGCTCGTCCGCGACCGGACGGTGGTGCACCAGGCGACCGGGATCGTCGTCGCCGAGTTCGCGATCTCCGCCGAACAGGCACTGGCGCGCCTGCGGGGCTACGCCTTCGCCAACGGGCGCCGGATCCAAGGCCTCGCCGAAGACCTGGTCGCCGGCCGGCTGCACCCCAGAGTGATCGACGAATGA